Part of the Nycticebus coucang isolate mNycCou1 chromosome 22, mNycCou1.pri, whole genome shotgun sequence genome, AGTTTATACTATTTCCTTTAGTGCTGACTAACTACATCTCGTACCTCTCTTTCATAGTATAATTTCCTGAAATGACTGACAAATCTAGGTTATTAGTTCACATTGGTAGTTGGGAGTTTCAACTAAACAGCTTTTCCTCAAAGTGGATGAAATTCTCTTTTCATCTGTTAGTTCTAATTATATACACCCACCGCTAGAGACTGTGAAAGAGGAGTGAAATATGCAGTTAGGCAGTGTCTGCAGGGAGTTTGCTTTCTGTATATGAATCCCTATTTCTTCTGAGCATCACGTAAATTACTTGGGATACAGCTAGTCTCTCACTTTGAGGGGGCTATTTCAGATGGGGTGATAATTTCTCTAAGATGGTAATTTATCAACAGATATGAATAATGAGAAGAGAGCTATAAGAAGATGTAAAGGAGGGCTTTCCAGAGGGCATAAGAGTAAAGAAACGGAAAGGGTAATATCTTGGCATGTTTGAGAAATAGTAAAAAGGCCAGTGTTAACAAATGAACTAGTGGCGGAATGAGACATGAAAAGCAGATAAGGGCAAGACTGTGCACAGCCTGTAACATGCGATCAGGAGTTCTAGAAAGCAATGAGTGCTTTCGAGCAAGAGAATGACATATTTTGAGAACAGAGTATAAAggtcttggggggggggtttaaaaaagagagagaacagagtgTAAGAAAATACACACCCTCCCCAAGCAAATTGTTCAAGCGTTTGACACAGTTTCTCTGAGCTTTATCCAGGGGCTCAAAATCAAGGGAAAGGGCCAGGAAACTGATgaatgttccaggcactgttgaGTTCTTTGTATTTGTTTACATGGAGTTTAATACATTTCTGAAACTTTTACATATACTTTTGGGTGTGATCTCTTATTTTCTCCATAAATACAATCTCACTATTTCCTATCTTTCAGAAAACCATTTACGTCTCATCAGCTAAAACCTACCTCTCTTGATtttactatcttttaaaaaacatctaaCAGGATTGTTTGCTGGAGCGGCTCTGGCGGGCAGCCGCCGGGAGGAGTCAGATCTTCCACCTCCCTGAACCTGagtttctcactctctctcctcatGTGCTTGTCAGGAGGGGGCCTACACTGATCAGAGGTGAATTCACACTTGGTTCGCCATGAATTGGAAGGTTCTTGAACACGTGCCCCTGCTGCTATATATCTTGGCAGCAAAAACATTAATTCTCTGCCTGGCATTTGCTGGAGTGAAAATGTACCAAAGGAAAAAGTTGGAAGCAAAGCAGCAAAAGCTGGAGGCTGAAAAGAAGCAGCAGTCAGAGAAGAAAGATAACTGATGGAGAATCCAGATTTTGCAGTGTAGACGTCAGCTCGAGTGGACTCTGGCTGAGAAGAATCATTGAGTGATGTGTCAGAGGATAAACTCCCAACGTGTACCTTTACCTTAAAACAATGTGAATTtgtatatgcttttaaaataactaGTATTTTATTTacgaaaataaaatatctttgtaaaaaaaaaaaaatctaacatacTAAATATCCACTCAGAATCCTTTGTACTTATAGAGCCCAGACACATATATCCAGCAGACCTACACTACTTTAAGAtcctcagggcggcacctgtggctcaaggagtagggcactggccccgtataccggaggtggcaggttcaaacctggccccagccaaaaactgcaaaaaaaaatcctcacagagCCTTTTAGCTCTCACAACTAAGGTAACAGCACAAATCACATTTCTGTGAAAAAGCCACAACCATCTACACCTTCTCTGATGGACTTTCCACAGACAGATAAAAGCCATCACCATACTTGTCAACTCCCTCCATAATAAATAACAACTGACTGGTAAAGTTGGTGAATTCTTCTCGCTACTTTATTTAGGAGGCATAACTGATTAACACATGGTATTGTCAGCTGTAGGAATATTTATACTAACTTTACACTTAACAGACTACTATGAGAACatactgaaaatttttaaaaaatattatgtatgtatatatatttatagccTATTCCAAatccttttagaaaaaaatgttttctctggaATAGATTTTCTAAGAAGAATTGTTTCTACAATATctaacatttcttaaaaaatagttctttgaagTTGTCTATAAAACAATCTTCAATAAAAATTAGCATAAGCTTTTCCCTACAAGCTTCTAATAAAACAGGAAGATGTGTTCCACAGGAAAAGTTCCAAAACCAGAGTACAAAGTATTAAGAAGGAACAGGTAATCTGAATTAGCTATCACAGTAAGCTTAATAATAGTCCAACAATTCTTCTCCTATATCATTGCCAACATTCTTTAGAACCTCTCTTCAATTTTTAGTACCTTGTCActcacaaaacataaaaatttgtttGGAGATCCAGACTCCACAGAACTCAAAGATTCCACAACTTTATTTTCATCCTTCTTTAATCAGTGAACATTTCTAACAGAATCACATTTTTCCCCCCATACGTGGCCTGACACATGATATTATACTCCAACaggaatattctgtaaatgtgtTGCTTCTAGTTACACAGGAAAAGTTGTACCCTATTTCACCCATTTTCTAACATCCTACATCATTCTATATATCTTTATGTATCTTTATATATCACAATGCTCCAGTATTTGGATAACATTTACTACACACTAACAGAactcaattttttgaaatgtatGTCTTTAGATGTCAGAAGAAATGTAGGTTCTAGGTTCAAGAAATGTAGCTCTAggttcaattctttttttttggtttattttattttattatttttttttactttttttttattaaatcatagctatgtacattgatatgatcatggggcatcattcactagcttcacagaccgtttaacaagtttcacatatacccttgtaagatgcaccgctggtgtaatcccaccaatcctcttccctctacccaccttccctcccctccctttcccccttccccctattcttaggtcgtaactgggttatagctttcatgtgaaaaccctaaatcaattctttattattgttttatttccacAAATTTATCTACTCCTTCAAAAATACATTGAACAAGGAAGAAGAGAGGTTAATGGCGATAAAAATATAGTTAactagagcggcgcctgtggctcaacggagtaaggcaccggtcccatatgccggaggtggtgggttcaaacccagccccggccaaaaaaaaagttaaatagaagGAATAAGATGTGGTGTTCAGAAGTATAGTAACGtgattatagttaacaataatgtacTGTATAGTTctaaatagctagaagaaaagaactgaaatgtttttttttttttgtagagacagagtctcactgtaccgccctcgggtagagtgccgtggcgtcacacggctcacagcaacctcttaacccttgggcttacgcgattctcttgcctcagcctcccaagcagctgggactacaggcgcccgccacaacgccctgctattttttggttgcagtttggccggggctgggtttgaacccgccaccctcggcacatggggctggcgccccactcactgagccacaggcgccgccctgaaatgtttttaacataaaagaaaagacaaatgtttgaggtgatggatatcccagttacctgatttgatcattacacactgTATGCACATACCGCATGCACCTTCACGACACATGTAACTGTTacgtatcaataaaaaaaaaaaaaagtctagcccggcgctcatagcacaggggttatggtgccagccacatacacccaggctggcagattcgaaccaacccagctaaacaacaataacaacagcaacaaaaaatagctgggcgtggctTGGCACTCCTAGCACattggttatggtgccagtcacacacaccgaggctggcaggtttgaactctgcccaggccagctaaacaacaatgacaaccacaacaaaaaatagctggtactgtggtgggtgcctgtagtctcatctacttgggaggctgaggcaagagaattgattaagcccaagaatttgaggttgctatgagctgtgatgctacagcactctaccaagggcaacgtagtgaaactctgtctccaaaaaaaaaaaaaaaaaatccatcagacAAAAAAAGCCATCATCCATAATTCAACGCTGTCATTTCAGTCCAAAAAGAGTAAAGAATTGTGAAGTAAGATTTAACATCCATTATTTTAACCCTTTTCGAACTAATACACCTCTGTAAGAAGCAAGTTTGGTAAGTGTTATTTTGGGAGCCCAAATTCTGAAGCTAGACTACTTGGGTTCAAATACCAGCTCTGACACTAATGAGTAGCGTGGGATCTTGGATAAGTTAATTAACTTTCCCAGGCCTCAGtaaattcatctgtaaaatgtgaacaGTGTTTTTCTCCTAAAATTGTCAGAAggactaaatgagttaatatcTGTAAATCTCTTAAAACAGTGactagcacatagtaagtgtaagtctcaaaaataaaataaataccttaaACATAGATACACAGTAAAGAAATTTTGTTGAAAGATGCTTTCAAGCTCCTGGGCAATATAACATTAACGTCAAGTATGTCCTGTTACTCAGCAAATACATAGAACTCATCATAGCCATAAATACTCTCAGGAGATCCAGCTGTGAGTTGATACtattaatagctaacatttatggaATGCTCTTTATGGCTGAGGCACCAGTCTAAGTACTTTTAATATATCAACTACCTTAATACTTTCAATAAGTCTGTAAGACAGgtactattttgttgttattaccattctacagatgagaaaactaaggcatagAAAATAACTTGCTCGAGGTAAGTCACCAACCCGAATTTAAGCCCAGGCAGGCTATTTTCAAAGCCTGAGCTCTCTGTCTACAACTTCGTGCCTTATAatggaatgatttttaaaagctgaCCCCgcttaaaatatatgttttacattttacatactAGTCACCAACAGCCAGAATTCATAAGCCAGGTAATAAGACACTATTGATAAGAAGAAGGCAagttttcttctttatccttTCTCATTCTTATTCACCTCCTAGGTCTCCCAAAAAGTATGAGTTAATACAAGTGAAGTGCTttaaatagtgcctggcacatagtaagtgctcattaAGTGGTAAGAAGAGGTCGTGGTAAAAATAGAGTATGCCTGTTAACCTTGTTTCACTCAAATAGCTAGGATAGGATAGGTCCTTGCAATCTCTACCATGAGAGGAAATGAAGTAGGACAATAAAGAAATGTAGTccagggcagcgcttgtggctcagtcggtagggcaccggccccatataccgaggttggagggttcaaacccggccccggccccagccaaacagcaaccaaaaaaatagccaggcgttgtggcgggcgcctgtagtcccagctactcgggaggctgaggcaagagaatcgcttaagcccaggagttggaggtttgctgtgagctgtgtgaggccacggcactctactgagggccatagagtgaggctctgtctctacaaaaaaaaataaagaaagaaaaaaaaaaaaaagaaatgtagtcCATTGTCATCTACCCTAATGACTCTTCCACCATATACACCATGAAGCAGCAAACTGCTTCAGTCCTCAGTTCTCATTTTCTGGTTTGCAAAGACTGGACCAGggccagaagaaaagagaataaagcaGCTTTGTAACCTTTTGACTAGTTGCCAAGAACAGAAACAAAGTTTGTGAGAAGCAACTGAATGTACCTAAACTTCTGACTGTTAGATACAAACTAGCAAAGGATTCTAACCATAAAATCTCTGCTTTTTCAGGTTAAAAGTTTTACACAATCACTGCAcacttcagagaaaaaaaaaaaaactagcaaagccaaacatttttaattccaaaaagaTAATATCAGAAAAAATCCAGGAGtcactagattttttttcaaactgcAGGTACACAGCATTAATAGGTTATCATATCAACTATGATTGGAGAGCAGTAGTAAATGAAATATGACAAAACAAGAtagattatatattataatgCATCACTAGTAAAGACAAATACTGTTTCATGAAATTTGTTtcaacttaaaatattaatatgtgtatatataataactactgagtaacaaaggaaaatgcattttataGAGAGCCATGATCAAAAAGCCACTTTAATAGAAATTAAAGTGGACCAGTCAAAAAGGGATGAAAATATCTACTAGCCCAgtcaaaaaggaacaaaaataccCACTTCAAACTACATATGAAACAACATTCAGAATTTGGTGGTACTCAAAGttctaattttataaaagcaagcctctgaaaaagaacaaaaaaagaaaaggaaatcatctGTAAGAATCAAGACAgttattcaaaaacaaaacaaaaaccccaacaGTTTCACAAAATGTGAGATACCAACACTAAATAAGTATacactaaaagaaaaatacatagaaatgagGCAAAGCAGAGGTTTTCAGTCCATCTAGCTAATGTACATATTAAATGCCCTACCAAATATGAGAATGCCTATTCTCCACTCTCAAGAACACTATTCATCAGTGTTGTCTAATAACTGCTTCCTAACCTGGTGAAAAATAGCAGATTTGCAGTTTTCTGCTTTAAATTATCACAGATGTTTCCTAAATTTGAcaactttaaatttaaaagacaatAATTCAGTGAAGTAATAATGCCCTGATTCCtggtgttgtttttttgtttgtttttgtttctttgag contains:
- the LOC128574868 gene encoding small integral membrane protein 11, which codes for MNWKVLEHVPLLLYILAAKTLILCLAFAGVKMYQRKKLEAKQQKLEAEKKQQSEKKDN